One Triplophysa dalaica isolate WHDGS20190420 chromosome 1, ASM1584641v1, whole genome shotgun sequence DNA segment encodes these proteins:
- the rpl34 gene encoding 60S ribosomal protein L34, with the protein MTPNLYFQVKMVQRLTYRRRLSYNTTSNKTRLSRTPGNRVVYLYTKKAGKAPKSACGICPGRLRGIRAVRPQVLMRLSKTKKHVSRVYGGSMCAKCVRDRIKRAFLIEEQKIVVKVLKAQAQSQKAK; encoded by the exons ATGACTCCAAATCTttattttcaggtcaaaatgGTGCAGCGTCTGACATACCGTCGTAGGCTTTCCTACAACACCACTTCAAACAAGACCAGACT GTCCCGTACCCCCGGTAACCGTGTTGTATACCTCTATACCAAGAAGGCCGGCAAAGCACCCAAGTCAGCATGTGGAATCTGCCCTGGTAGACTGCGTGGT ATTCGTGCTGTGAGACCTCAGGTCCTCATGAGGCTGTCAAAAACCAAGAAGCATGTCAGCAGAGTTTATGGTGGTTCCATGTGCGCCAAGTGTGTACGAGACAG GATCAAGAGAGCTTTCCTTATCGAGGAGCAGAAGATCGTCGTCAAAGTACTGAAGGCACAGGCACAGAGCCAGAAGGCAAAGTAA
- the ostc gene encoding oligosaccharyltransferase complex subunit ostc, with protein MESLLSLPFTVLECPNIKLKKPSWLHMPSAMTVYAIVIVSYFLITGGIIYDVIVEPPSVGSMTDEHGHQRPVAFLAYRVNGQYIMEGLASSFLFTMGGLGFIILDRSNAPNIPKLNRFLLLFIGFVSVLLSFFMARVFMRMKLPGYLMG; from the exons ATGGAATCCCTATTAAGTTTACCGTTTACTGTACTGGAATGTCCAAACATCAAACTTAAAAAGCCGTCATGGCTGCACATGCCTTCAGCGATGACCGTCTATGCCATTGTGATTGTTTCATACTTTCTCATCACTGGTG GTATAATTTACGATGTGATTGTTGAACCTCCGAGTGTCGGGTCGATGACAGATGAACACGGACATCAGCGACCAGTGGCCTTTTTGGCGTACAG ggTGAATGGACAGTACATCATGGAGGGTCTGGCCTCCAGCTTTCTGTTCACTATGGGTGGCCTTGGCTTTATAATCCTGGACCGCTCCAATGCTCCAAACATTCCCAAACTCAACCGCTTCCTTCTGCTCTTCATCGGCTTTGTCAGCGTGTTGCTGAGCTTTTTCATGGCCAGAGTGTTCATGAGAATGAAACTGCC tGGTTATCTCATGGGTTAA
- the etnppl gene encoding ethanolamine-phosphate phospho-lyase, with product MATETFDKQKTIDLRKKHVGPSCKVFFSHDPIKIVRARGQYMYNEKDERYLDCINNVAHVGHCHPDVVKAGANQMELLNTNSRFLHDNLVLYAQRLQATLPEKLSVCYFVNSGSEANDLALRMAWQYTGHKDIITLENAYHGHVSSLIDISPYKFHQMVGAKQSQHVHVALSPDIYRGKYREDHPDPATAYADNVKDIIEDAHGKGRTIAAFIAESLQSCGGQVIPPVGYFQKVAQHVRQAGGIFIADEVQVGFGRVGSHFWGFQLQGEDFVPDIVTMGKPIGNGHPMSCVITSREIAEGFMSSGMEYFNTFGGNPVSCAIGLAVLDVIEKEDLQGNALKTGGYLTQLLENLKERHPLVGDVRGRGLFVGVELVKDQKKRTPATAEAQDVIYRLKEQRILLSADGPHRNVLKFKPPMCFSEEDAELAVEKIDQILTDLERALNLSMPESTISENGHCKRKEPSEENNHVHTSNGSSHTQTNTHPHINKNKRIRT from the exons ATGGCTACAGAAACTTTCGACAAGCAGAAGACTATTGATCTGCGCAAGAAACACGTCGG TCCGTCGTGTAAAGTGTTCTTCAGCCATGACCCTATCAAAATCGTGCGAGCAAGAGGCCAGTACATGTACAATGAGAAAGACGAAAGATATCTGGATTGCATAAACAATGTTGCGCATG TGGGTCATTGCCATCCGGACGTGGTGAAAGCAGGAGCCAATCAAATGGAGCTTCTCAACACCAACTCTCGCTTCCTTCACGACAACCTGGTCTTGTACGCTCAGCGTCTCCAAGCCACCCTCCCTGAAAAGCTTTCCGTCTGCTACTTTGTTAACTCGGG GTCAGAGGCAAATGATCTAGCACTGAGGATGGCCTGGCAGTACACCGGCCACAAAGACATCATTACACTGGAGAA TGCTTATCACGGTCACGTGTCATCGCTCATTGATATCAGTCCGTATAAGTTTCATCAGATGGTCGGTGCCAAGCAGAGCCAGCATGTGCACGTG GCTCTCAGTCCAGACATCTACAGAGGCAAATATCGTGAAGACCACCCGGACCCTGCCACTGCCTATGCTGATAATGTCAAAGACATTATTGAAGATGCCCACGGCAAGGGACGGACG ATTGCTGCTTTTATCGCGGAGTCGCTGCAGAGTTGCGGAGGACAGGTCATTCCTCCGGTCGGCTACTTCCAGAAAGTGGCACA GCATGTGAGACAAGCAGGAGGCATTTTCATTGCCGATGAGGTTCAGGTGGGCTTTGGTAGGGTGGGTTCGCACTTCTGGGGCTTCCAACTACAGGGAGAAGATTTTGTACCGGATATCGTTACTATGGGCAAACCCATTGGAAATGGCCATCCAATGTCATGTGTCATCACCAGCAGAGAGATCGCAGAGGGCTTCATGTCATCAGGAATGGAATACTTCAACACG TTTGGTGGTAACCCAGTATCATGTGCCATCGGACTGGCTGTGCTGGATGTCATTGAGAAGGAGGACCTCCAAGGAAACGCCCTGAAAACTGGAGGCTACCTGACTCAGCTTTTAGAAAATCTCAAAGAAAGACATCCTTTAGTGGGTGATGTGAG GGGCCGTGGACTTTTTGTTGGGGTGGAACTGGTGAAAGACCAGAAGAAGCGAACACCTGCTACAGCCGAAGCCCAGGATGTTATTTATAG ACTGAAAGAGCAACGGATCTTGCTAAGCGCCGACGGTCCACACCGCAACGTTCTGAAGTTCAAACCTCCCATGTGCTTCTCTGAAGAGGACGCTGAACTCGCCGTTGAGAAGATCGACCAGATTCTGACGG ACTTAGAAAGGGCACTGAACCTCTCCATGCCTGAATCGACCATCTCAGAGAACGGACATTGTAAGAGAAAG GAACCCAGTGAGGAAAACAACCATGTTCATACTTCAAACGGCAGCAGCCATACGCAGACcaacacacatccacacatcaACAAAAACAAGAGAATAAGAACTTAA